In Candidatus Methylacidiphilales bacterium, the sequence AACCGGGCGCCACCTGGTTCACCGTCACGCCGTGCTTCCCGATTTCGCGCGCCAGCACCCGCAAGACCCCGTCGGATCCGCGCTTGCCCGCGACATACGCCGATTGTGTCGGCAGGCACTGCATCGCGCACTCGGTTGAAATCGCGATGATGCGGCCCCATTTCTTTTTGATCATCGAGGGCGCAAACGCCTGCGCCATGAGTACATTTTGCATTTATAGGGTCAGTCCTTGACTCCTGACAAGTGAATCCCGTCAGGCTGTCTGCTTTCTGAATAAATGGGATGCGAGAAAGCGCATCCCTTCACCCTTGGATCGCTTCAAGCACCGCTTCCACCCGCGGTTCGACCGGAATGAGCTCCTGCTTGCATACTGAAATGGCTGTGTCCGGGACTTTCAAGCCATGGCCGGTCAGCGTCACGGTCACAATCGAATCCTTCGGAATCAGCCCTTC encodes:
- a CDS encoding SDR family oxidoreductase, which gives rise to MAQAFAPSMIKKKWGRIIAISTECAMQCLPTQSAYVAGKRGSDGVLRVLAREIGKHGVTVNQVAPGWTISERDRLSGTERQKAYERNVPLNRRGEDREIAQAVAFLASDLASFITGAWLPVCGGNVMPAI